In Halorussus limi, a genomic segment contains:
- a CDS encoding CBS domain-containing protein: MELPTPQDIRERRTELGLTQSELADRAGVSQPLIARIEGGDVDPRLSTLRHIVDALDESEGDIVRAGDLMHEDVVSVGPDDSVSQAVTKMQDAGFSQLPVIKDGVPVGSISFEDLMSVGEDARDQPVSEFMGESFPTKSRNATLDELSTDLGHNKAVIVTERGNTVGIITEADIAARLS; this comes from the coding sequence ATGGAACTACCGACGCCCCAAGACATCCGGGAGCGCCGGACCGAACTCGGCCTGACCCAGAGCGAACTGGCCGACCGCGCGGGCGTCTCTCAGCCGCTTATCGCCCGCATCGAAGGCGGCGACGTGGACCCGCGGCTCTCGACGCTCCGGCACATCGTGGACGCGCTGGACGAGTCGGAGGGCGACATCGTCCGTGCGGGCGACCTGATGCACGAGGACGTTGTCAGCGTGGGTCCCGACGACTCGGTCAGCCAAGCGGTCACGAAGATGCAGGACGCCGGCTTCTCGCAGTTGCCCGTCATCAAGGACGGCGTGCCGGTCGGCTCCATCAGCTTCGAGGACCTGATGAGCGTCGGCGAAGACGCCCGCGACCAACCCGTCTCGGAGTTCATGGGCGAGAGCTTCCCCACCAAGTCCCGGAACGCCACGCTGGACGAACTCAGCACCGACCTCGGCCACAACAAGGCGGTCATCGTGACCGAGCGGGGCAACACCGTCGGCATCATCACCGAGGCCGACATCGCGGCGCGACTGTCCTGA
- a CDS encoding peptidoglycan DD-metalloendopeptidase family protein — protein sequence MTRKLNRRSVVKSLGIAATGITGTAALSGTVSAFAEGERVEATTDLNTRKRPGTESSVVATVNPGEVGEIVNGPTAEDGYTWWGIHWLNRDVWGWSVERYLTSAGGGGAGTDIVWPMDGIISSDYGQRSSGFHGGVDIDNNNTGVGTPVYAARAGTAYTAYDSGGYGNYVYIVHENGYETEYGHLNSFAVSDGQQVSRGDHIGGMGNSGNSTGPHLHFGIEQNNSPKPIPSDNYQNVSALGAINKDYSGL from the coding sequence ATGACACGGAAACTAAATCGACGCTCGGTCGTCAAGTCGCTCGGAATCGCCGCGACGGGAATCACCGGAACCGCCGCACTCAGCGGAACCGTGAGCGCGTTCGCAGAGGGAGAGCGGGTCGAAGCGACCACCGACCTGAACACGCGGAAGCGACCCGGAACGGAGTCGTCCGTCGTCGCCACGGTGAACCCCGGCGAGGTCGGCGAAATCGTCAACGGGCCGACCGCCGAAGACGGCTACACGTGGTGGGGCATCCACTGGCTCAACCGCGACGTGTGGGGTTGGTCGGTCGAACGGTACCTGACCTCCGCCGGCGGCGGGGGCGCCGGAACCGACATCGTCTGGCCGATGGACGGCATCATCTCGTCGGACTACGGCCAGCGCTCCAGCGGGTTCCACGGCGGCGTGGACATCGACAACAACAACACCGGCGTCGGAACGCCCGTCTACGCCGCCCGCGCCGGAACCGCGTACACCGCCTACGACTCCGGCGGCTACGGCAACTACGTCTACATCGTCCACGAGAACGGCTACGAGACGGAGTACGGACACCTCAACAGCTTCGCGGTCTCGGACGGCCAGCAGGTCAGCCGAGGCGACCACATCGGCGGTATGGGCAACTCCGGCAACTCGACCGGACCGCACCTCCACTTCGGCATCGAGCAGAACAACAGTCCCAAGCCCATCCCGAGCGACAACTATCAGAACGTCAGCGCACTCGGTGCGATAAACAAAGACTACAGCGGCCTGTAA
- a CDS encoding pyridoxal phosphate-dependent aminotransferase, with the protein MTGFSDRVESVSISGIREVFEMAGEDAINLGIGQPDFPTPEHARRAAVEAIEGGRADAYTSNKGTLELREAISAKHDRDNDFSVPPENLIATAGGSEALHLALEAHVDIGEEVIYPDPGFVSYEALTRIAGGEPRPVGLREDLTLDPAAVEEAITDDTAAFVVNSPANPTGAVQSKEDVREFARIADEHDVLCISDEVYEHIVFDGEHHSPMAYAESDNVVVVNACSKTYSMTGWRLGWVAASERRIERMLRVHQYVQACASAPAQFAAEAALSGPQDPVEEMVAAFEERRDVLLDGFADMGIDCPTPEGAFYAMPKVPEGWTDEVLDRGVIVVPGEAFGDNGEGYARISYATDMDQIQEALEIMREATNAVR; encoded by the coding sequence ATGACGGGTTTCTCCGACAGGGTCGAATCGGTCTCCATCAGCGGCATCCGCGAAGTGTTCGAGATGGCGGGCGAGGACGCCATCAACCTGGGCATCGGGCAACCCGACTTCCCGACGCCGGAACACGCCCGGCGGGCCGCGGTCGAGGCCATCGAGGGCGGTCGGGCCGACGCCTACACCTCCAACAAGGGGACGCTCGAACTCCGGGAGGCCATCAGCGCGAAGCACGACCGGGACAACGACTTCTCGGTTCCGCCCGAGAACCTCATCGCCACGGCGGGCGGGAGCGAGGCGCTCCACCTCGCGCTGGAGGCCCACGTGGACATCGGCGAGGAGGTAATCTACCCCGACCCCGGGTTCGTCTCCTACGAGGCGCTGACTCGCATCGCGGGCGGCGAACCCCGACCGGTCGGTCTGCGCGAGGACCTCACGCTCGACCCCGCGGCGGTCGAAGAGGCGATTACGGACGACACCGCGGCGTTCGTCGTCAACAGTCCCGCGAACCCCACCGGCGCGGTCCAGAGCAAGGAGGACGTGCGGGAGTTCGCCCGCATCGCCGACGAACACGACGTGCTGTGTATCTCCGACGAGGTGTACGAACACATCGTCTTCGACGGCGAACACCACTCGCCGATGGCCTACGCCGAGTCGGACAACGTGGTCGTGGTCAACGCCTGCTCGAAGACCTACTCGATGACCGGGTGGCGACTCGGGTGGGTCGCCGCGAGCGAGCGCCGCATCGAGCGCATGCTCCGGGTCCACCAGTACGTGCAGGCCTGCGCCAGCGCCCCGGCCCAGTTCGCCGCGGAGGCGGCGCTCTCCGGCCCGCAGGACCCGGTCGAGGAGATGGTGGCCGCGTTCGAGGAGCGCCGCGACGTGTTGCTCGACGGCTTCGCCGACATGGGCATCGACTGCCCGACGCCCGAGGGCGCGTTCTACGCCATGCCGAAGGTTCCCGAGGGGTGGACCGACGAGGTGCTGGACCGCGGCGTCATCGTGGTCCCCGGCGAGGCCTTCGGCGACAACGGCGAGGGCTACGCTCGCATCTCCTACGCGACCGACATGGACCAGATACAGGAGGCGCTGGAAATCATGCGCGAGGCGACGAATGCGGTCCGGTGA
- a CDS encoding UbiA family prenyltransferase: protein MSIARRESGVVPAVRALASQVHPVFMTPPVASSLFGGVLAGRFGLASGAVHALAIFAAVYTAHVKDGYVDFYVRDEDDDHPLSERGCKAALAGSTALFFGSLLALWALAGGLAALLTLPTWLVAYHHAPQLDTNPVTATTGYPLGIALAILGGYAAQAGTLAPIALAFAAVFLVLLSGVKVIDDAQDYDYDRSIEKRTVAVTLGPERARTAAYALMTTALVLVVALAALAVFPPSSVAAAAGFGAVAGVASRADAELATMLLVRGSYVFLALLLAAVWFRPLG from the coding sequence ATGTCCATCGCTCGCCGGGAGTCCGGCGTCGTCCCCGCGGTCCGCGCTCTCGCCTCGCAGGTCCATCCGGTGTTCATGACGCCGCCGGTCGCCTCCTCGCTGTTCGGCGGCGTGCTGGCCGGGCGCTTCGGCCTCGCGTCGGGAGCGGTCCACGCGCTGGCCATCTTCGCGGCGGTCTACACCGCCCACGTCAAGGACGGCTACGTGGACTTCTACGTCCGCGACGAGGACGACGACCACCCGCTCTCCGAGCGGGGGTGTAAGGCCGCGCTCGCCGGTTCGACCGCGCTGTTCTTCGGCAGTCTGCTCGCGCTCTGGGCGCTCGCGGGCGGCCTCGCCGCCCTGCTGACGCTCCCGACGTGGCTCGTCGCGTACCACCACGCGCCGCAACTCGACACCAACCCCGTGACCGCGACGACGGGCTATCCGCTCGGCATCGCGCTCGCCATCCTCGGGGGCTACGCCGCGCAGGCCGGAACGCTCGCGCCTATCGCGCTCGCGTTCGCCGCCGTCTTCCTCGTCCTGCTCTCGGGCGTGAAGGTCATCGACGACGCCCAGGACTACGACTACGACCGCTCCATCGAGAAGCGCACCGTGGCGGTCACGCTCGGTCCCGAACGCGCCAGAACCGCGGCATACGCGCTGATGACGACCGCGCTGGTCCTCGTCGTCGCGCTCGCGGCGCTCGCGGTCTTTCCGCCGAGCAGCGTTGCCGCCGCCGCCGGATTCGGCGCGGTCGCCGGGGTCGCTAGCCGGGCCGACGCCGAACTGGCGACGATGTTGCTGGTCCGGGGGTCGTACGTCTTCCTCGCGCTCTTGCTCGCGGCGGTGTGGTTCCGGCCGCTGGGGTGA
- a CDS encoding DUF7282 domain-containing protein: protein MLAMGTSAALALGAGPQATADAPAAQETTTTAEETTVAAQQTTMAAEQANVTFTNQTSNGTAVMVERLVVPEGGFVVIHEAESAAAGAEGTATKTTAALATTMVGTTTAAEQMDQQYTAGAVIGNSTYLEPGVHQNVTVQLDEQIQGDQVLIAMLHQDTNDNQQYDFPGADDPYTVDGQPVTDWANVSVQAGATTTAAGVQTTTAEQVETTTEEA from the coding sequence ATGCTCGCGATGGGAACGTCGGCGGCGCTGGCACTCGGTGCCGGTCCGCAGGCGACGGCGGACGCTCCGGCCGCACAGGAGACGACCACCACGGCAGAGGAGACGACGGTGGCGGCACAGCAGACCACCATGGCGGCAGAGCAGGCGAACGTCACCTTTACCAACCAGACCTCGAACGGTACCGCCGTCATGGTCGAGCGCCTCGTCGTGCCCGAGGGCGGCTTCGTCGTGATTCACGAGGCTGAGAGCGCCGCGGCCGGTGCGGAGGGGACGGCCACGAAGACCACGGCCGCGCTCGCCACGACCATGGTGGGAACCACGACCGCGGCCGAGCAGATGGACCAGCAGTACACTGCGGGTGCGGTTATCGGTAACTCGACGTACCTCGAACCCGGCGTCCACCAGAACGTGACGGTCCAACTCGACGAGCAGATCCAAGGCGATCAGGTCCTCATCGCGATGCTGCACCAGGACACGAACGACAACCAGCAGTACGACTTCCCCGGAGCCGACGACCCCTACACGGTCGACGGCCAACCGGTCACTGACTGGGCGAACGTGAGCGTCCAAGCGGGCGCGACGACGACCGCGGCGGGCGTCCAGACGACGACTGCGGAGCAAGTCGAGACCACGACCGAGGAGGCGTAA
- a CDS encoding DUF7282 domain-containing protein, with translation MTRKTAVLAIVALMVVGTSAALAVGSGPAATGDAPLAQDTETTTENETAAEGETTQAEEATTTAEGQVGAESARVTFLNQSAGFTFTGDQPNETTVMIERVVVPEGGFLVLHEARNTTGEYATEGQVEVGAVVGNSTYLEPGVHSNVVVELNETVNSSQTLVAMPHRDTNDNRQYDFPEADEPYTRNGSPVIDTGYVIVEYDAIDLTFGETTTAAGDETAAAANETTTEA, from the coding sequence ATGACACGCAAGACAGCAGTACTCGCTATCGTCGCACTGATGGTCGTCGGAACCTCGGCCGCGCTCGCGGTCGGGTCCGGTCCGGCCGCGACCGGCGACGCACCGCTCGCACAGGACACCGAGACGACGACGGAGAACGAGACGGCCGCCGAGGGCGAGACGACGCAGGCGGAGGAAGCGACGACGACGGCTGAAGGGCAGGTCGGTGCCGAGTCCGCGCGCGTCACCTTCCTCAATCAGAGCGCCGGATTCACCTTCACCGGCGACCAGCCGAACGAGACGACCGTGATGATAGAGCGCGTCGTCGTGCCCGAGGGCGGCTTCCTCGTCCTCCACGAGGCCCGGAACACGACGGGCGAGTACGCCACCGAGGGGCAGGTGGAGGTCGGTGCCGTGGTCGGTAACTCGACGTACCTCGAACCCGGCGTCCACAGCAACGTGGTCGTCGAGTTGAACGAGACCGTCAACAGCAGTCAGACGCTCGTCGCGATGCCGCACCGGGACACGAACGACAACCGGCAGTACGACTTCCCGGAGGCCGACGAACCGTACACCCGTAACGGGTCGCCGGTCATCGACACCGGGTACGTCATCGTGGAGTACGACGCGATAGACCTCACCTTCGGCGAGACGACGACCGCGGCCGGTGACGAGACGGCGGCGGCCGCGAACGAGACGACGACCGAGGCGTAA
- a CDS encoding alpha/beta fold hydrolase produces MTTEGSERETAPGDADRPWSHEQAVVGDVRLHYVAAGDEDDPLVVLLHGFPEFWYSWREQIPALADAGYRVVAPDMRGYNLSEKPRGLDDYRTVELVGDVVGLINHFDRDAAHLVGHDWGGVVAWETAIRRPEAVERLAVLNAPHPERYRQELRRNPEQWGRSLYVLYFQLPWLPETTLGASDCAGVAEMFRETAGPDTFSETDLRRYRMAACRPGALTSALDYYRAFFRENLRREVRRLLGRETSQYVVRAPTLLVWGERDPALGVELTEGLERWVPDLRVERLPDATHWVQNDRPERVNDLLVEFLGE; encoded by the coding sequence ATGACGACCGAGGGAAGTGAGCGCGAGACCGCGCCCGGCGACGCCGACCGACCGTGGAGCCACGAGCAGGCCGTCGTCGGCGACGTCCGTCTCCACTACGTCGCGGCGGGCGACGAGGACGACCCGCTGGTGGTCCTGCTCCACGGCTTCCCCGAGTTCTGGTACTCGTGGCGCGAGCAGATTCCCGCGCTCGCCGACGCGGGCTACCGGGTCGTCGCGCCCGACATGCGGGGGTACAACCTGTCGGAGAAACCCCGCGGCCTCGACGACTACCGGACGGTGGAACTCGTCGGCGACGTGGTCGGCCTGATAAACCACTTCGACCGAGACGCGGCGCACCTCGTCGGCCACGACTGGGGCGGCGTGGTGGCGTGGGAGACCGCGATTCGCCGCCCCGAGGCGGTCGAGCGGTTGGCGGTCCTCAACGCGCCTCATCCCGAGCGGTATCGGCAGGAACTCCGACGGAACCCCGAGCAGTGGGGTCGGTCGCTGTACGTCCTCTACTTCCAACTCCCGTGGCTCCCGGAGACGACGCTCGGTGCCAGCGACTGCGCCGGGGTCGCGGAGATGTTCCGGGAGACGGCGGGGCCGGACACCTTCAGCGAGACCGACCTGCGCCGATACCGGATGGCGGCGTGTCGTCCGGGCGCGCTCACGTCGGCCCTCGACTACTACCGGGCGTTCTTCCGCGAGAACCTGCGCCGCGAGGTTCGGCGACTGCTCGGTCGGGAGACCAGCCAGTACGTCGTTCGAGCGCCGACCCTGCTGGTCTGGGGCGAGCGAGACCCCGCGCTCGGCGTCGAACTGACCGAGGGACTGGAGCGGTGGGTGCCGGACCTCCGCGTCGAACGACTGCCCGACGCGACCCACTGGGTCCAGAACGACCGCCCGGAACGGGTCAACGACCTGCTGGTCGAGTTCCTCGGAGAGTGA
- a CDS encoding redox-regulated ATPase YchF, with protein MISIALAGKPNAGKSTFYKAATMADVDVANYPFTTIDANRGVSHVRTDCPCLERDERCGDENCHGGKRYVPIELLDVAGLVPGAHEGRGLGNQFLDELTNADAIINVVDASGGTNEEGDPVEIGTYDPVEEVDFIEEEMDQWLASIVERNWESVERKSRSPDFDIDDALADMLTGFGASEADVAASLRDLDYPEDPIQWTDDHRVALARDVRARTKPIILVANKADVAPPENVERLKETGKPVIPATAEGELALRQAEQAGVVDYDPGDEDFEVVGDLSGEQESGLERIREVMRDWGGTGVQESLNAAVYDLLDQITAYPVQNETKWTDAKGNVLPDAFLLSRGSTPVDLAYAVHSDIGDGYLHAVNGKTNREIGDDYELEEGDVVKIVSTAK; from the coding sequence ATGATTTCCATCGCGCTGGCGGGCAAGCCCAACGCGGGCAAGTCCACCTTCTACAAGGCCGCGACGATGGCCGACGTGGACGTGGCCAACTACCCGTTCACGACCATCGACGCCAACCGGGGCGTGAGCCACGTCCGGACCGACTGCCCCTGTCTCGAACGCGACGAGCGCTGCGGCGACGAGAACTGCCACGGCGGCAAGCGCTACGTCCCCATCGAACTGCTCGACGTGGCCGGACTCGTCCCCGGGGCCCACGAGGGCCGGGGCCTCGGCAACCAGTTCCTCGACGAACTCACGAACGCCGACGCGATTATCAACGTCGTGGACGCCTCCGGCGGCACCAACGAGGAGGGCGACCCCGTCGAAATCGGCACGTACGACCCCGTCGAGGAGGTCGATTTCATCGAGGAAGAGATGGACCAGTGGCTCGCCAGCATCGTCGAGCGCAACTGGGAGAGCGTCGAGCGCAAGTCCCGGTCGCCCGACTTCGACATCGACGACGCGCTGGCCGACATGCTGACCGGGTTCGGCGCGAGCGAGGCCGACGTGGCCGCCAGCCTCCGGGACCTCGACTATCCCGAAGACCCGATTCAGTGGACCGACGACCACCGAGTCGCGCTCGCTCGCGACGTGCGCGCCCGAACCAAGCCCATCATCCTCGTGGCGAACAAGGCCGACGTGGCTCCCCCGGAGAACGTCGAGCGACTCAAGGAGACCGGCAAGCCCGTGATTCCGGCGACCGCGGAGGGCGAGTTGGCGCTCCGGCAGGCCGAGCAGGCCGGCGTCGTGGACTACGACCCCGGCGACGAGGACTTCGAGGTGGTCGGCGACCTCAGCGGGGAACAGGAGAGCGGCCTCGAACGGATTCGGGAGGTCATGCGCGATTGGGGCGGGACCGGAGTGCAGGAGTCGCTGAACGCCGCGGTCTACGACCTGCTCGACCAGATTACGGCCTACCCGGTCCAGAACGAGACCAAGTGGACCGACGCGAAGGGCAACGTCCTGCCCGACGCCTTCCTCCTGTCGCGCGGGTCCACGCCCGTGGACCTCGCCTACGCGGTCCACAGCGACATCGGCGACGGCTACCTCCACGCCGTCAACGGGAAGACCAACCGGGAAATCGGCGACGACTACGAGTTGGAGGAAGGCGACGTGGTGAAAATCGTGAGCACCGCGAAGTAG
- a CDS encoding DUF2797 domain-containing protein, which translates to MQIVGYETEREGGASGEDGSDESDGSGNDERVRGALVVADDGAVRRERLEPGRTLGYSLGERRCAGALDGPTHYECANEGAPYCDQHTSTWVCARCTGTCLKDEMDCYDDHAIYLAAFAPATFKVGVTREWRLRTRLREQGADRAAHLRTVENGRVAREIESQLAEEFTDRVRVPDKISGLHRDVDAAAWHDALAEFDPVERFDFDYGLDLSTRPVAETLATGEVVGVQGRVLVLARGGTTYAVDLRDLVGYEVTEEESLRQLQSSLGAF; encoded by the coding sequence GTGCAAATCGTCGGGTACGAGACGGAGCGCGAGGGCGGTGCGAGCGGCGAGGACGGAAGCGACGAGAGCGACGGGAGCGGAAACGACGAGCGTGTACGCGGGGCGCTGGTCGTCGCGGACGACGGAGCGGTGCGTCGCGAGCGACTCGAACCCGGCCGGACGCTCGGCTATTCGCTCGGCGAGCGCCGGTGCGCGGGCGCACTCGACGGCCCGACCCACTACGAGTGCGCAAACGAGGGCGCGCCCTACTGCGACCAGCACACCAGCACGTGGGTCTGCGCACGATGTACCGGCACCTGTCTGAAGGACGAGATGGACTGCTACGACGACCACGCCATCTACCTCGCCGCGTTCGCGCCCGCGACGTTCAAGGTCGGCGTGACCAGAGAGTGGCGACTCCGCACGCGCCTGCGAGAACAGGGCGCGGACCGCGCGGCCCACCTCCGGACGGTCGAGAACGGCCGGGTCGCCCGCGAAATCGAGTCCCAGTTGGCCGAGGAGTTCACCGACCGAGTGCGGGTCCCCGACAAGATTTCGGGGCTCCACCGCGACGTGGACGCCGCGGCGTGGCACGACGCCCTCGCCGAGTTCGACCCCGTCGAGCGGTTCGACTTCGACTACGGCCTCGACCTCTCGACCCGACCCGTCGCGGAGACGCTGGCGACCGGCGAAGTCGTCGGCGTGCAGGGCCGGGTGCTGGTGCTGGCCCGCGGCGGCACGACCTACGCGGTCGATTTGCGGGATTTAGTCGGCTACGAGGTCACCGAGGAGGAGAGTCTGCGACAGCTTCAATCGAGTCTCGGCGCGTTCTGA
- a CDS encoding S8 family peptidase, producing the protein MIRNDNGVSRRNVLKGVGASVATAGVGSGLAAAKPDDTVEVNVGFASERGRQAALSQAEETVRKFDSIDVVTLRLPKQAATALEKNPNIRYVEENGTMQALAQTLPWGVDRVDAEVAHANGETGSGADIAIVDTGIDDDHPDLQGNLGTGKAFVSCGNGGYFGNCGFSGNDNSCNEPWSDDNDHGTHCAGIANAVNNSQGVRGVSTEATLHAVKVLDCSGSGSFSDIAAGIEYVANQGWDVASMSLGGSSGSSALKDAVQYAQGQGVLLVAAAGNSGSCTDCVGYPAAYSEVVAVSSTNKDDNLSSFSSQGPEVEIAAPGTDIYSTVPSGYATFSGTSMACPHVAGAGGQLMANGATNGDARSQLKSTAEDVGLSSNESGSGLLDVAAALGLDSSDST; encoded by the coding sequence ATGATACGAAATGATAATGGTGTGTCGAGGCGTAACGTTCTGAAAGGCGTCGGTGCGTCCGTGGCGACCGCGGGCGTGGGAAGCGGTCTGGCGGCGGCCAAGCCAGACGACACGGTCGAGGTCAACGTCGGGTTCGCGTCCGAGCGCGGTCGTCAGGCGGCGCTCAGTCAGGCCGAGGAGACGGTACGGAAGTTCGACTCCATCGACGTGGTCACGCTCCGCCTGCCCAAACAAGCCGCGACGGCGCTGGAGAAGAATCCGAACATCCGGTACGTCGAGGAGAACGGCACGATGCAGGCGCTCGCCCAGACCCTGCCGTGGGGCGTCGACCGCGTGGACGCGGAGGTCGCGCACGCCAACGGCGAGACGGGGTCGGGCGCGGACATCGCCATCGTGGACACGGGCATCGACGACGACCACCCCGACCTGCAGGGCAACCTCGGGACCGGCAAGGCCTTCGTCTCGTGTGGGAACGGCGGCTACTTCGGAAACTGCGGGTTCTCGGGCAACGACAACTCGTGTAACGAACCGTGGTCCGACGACAACGACCACGGGACCCACTGCGCGGGCATCGCCAACGCGGTGAACAACAGTCAGGGCGTCCGCGGCGTCTCCACCGAGGCGACGCTCCACGCGGTCAAGGTTCTGGACTGCTCGGGGAGCGGTTCGTTCTCGGACATCGCGGCGGGAATCGAGTACGTCGCGAATCAGGGCTGGGACGTGGCCAGCATGAGCCTCGGCGGCAGTTCGGGGTCGTCGGCGCTCAAGGACGCGGTTCAGTACGCGCAGGGGCAGGGCGTCCTGCTCGTCGCCGCGGCCGGGAACTCGGGTTCCTGTACCGACTGCGTGGGCTATCCCGCGGCCTACTCCGAAGTCGTCGCGGTCAGTTCGACCAACAAGGACGACAACCTGTCGAGTTTCTCCTCGCAGGGTCCGGAGGTCGAAATCGCCGCGCCCGGCACCGACATCTACTCGACGGTTCCCAGCGGGTACGCCACCTTCTCGGGCACCTCGATGGCGTGTCCACACGTCGCGGGCGCTGGCGGTCAACTGATGGCCAACGGCGCGACCAACGGCGACGCCCGGAGCCAACTCAAGTCCACCGCCGAGGACGTCGGTCTGTCCAGCAACGAATCGGGGTCGGGTCTGCTCGACGTGGCCGCCGCGCTCGGTCTGGACTCCAGCGACAGCACGTAA
- a CDS encoding S8 family serine peptidase, protein MRDNDNGVSRRNVLKVAGASVATAAAGGLAAAKPDDTVEINVGFASGKGRQKALAAADEVVRKFDSIDVVTIRAAKRAATALEKNPNVRYVEENGTMEALAQTLPWGQDRVDSDVVHANGDLGAGADVAILDTGIDDDHPDLTDHLGKGKAFVTCDTSGGCRYGAKPADNTCNYSWTDDNNHGTHCAGIAAGDDNSQGVVGAAPDATLHAVKVLDKCGSGTYSDIAAGVEYVADQGWDVASMSLGGSSGSSALKDAVQYAQGQGVFVVAAAGNSGPCSDCVSYPAAYSEVMAVSSTASDDSLSDFSSTGPEVEIAAPGTDIYSSVANGGYDTYSGTSMATPHVAGVAGQLASNGTTGSDIRSTLKNSAEDIGLASNESGSGLLDAAAALGYDSSDDT, encoded by the coding sequence ATGAGAGATAACGACAATGGTGTGTCGAGGCGTAACGTTCTGAAAGTGGCCGGTGCGTCCGTCGCGACGGCCGCGGCGGGCGGTCTGGCGGCGGCCAAGCCGGACGATACGGTCGAAATCAACGTCGGGTTCGCGTCCGGGAAAGGCCGACAGAAGGCGCTCGCCGCGGCCGACGAGGTCGTCCGGAAGTTCGACTCCATCGACGTGGTGACCATCCGCGCGGCCAAGCGGGCCGCGACGGCGCTGGAGAAGAACCCGAACGTCCGGTACGTCGAGGAGAACGGCACGATGGAAGCGCTCGCCCAGACCCTGCCGTGGGGACAGGACCGCGTCGACTCCGACGTGGTCCACGCGAACGGCGACCTCGGTGCCGGTGCCGACGTGGCCATCCTCGACACGGGCATCGACGACGACCACCCCGACCTGACCGACCACCTCGGCAAGGGGAAGGCGTTCGTCACCTGCGACACGAGCGGTGGCTGTCGGTACGGCGCGAAACCCGCGGACAACACGTGCAACTACTCGTGGACCGACGACAACAACCACGGGACGCACTGCGCGGGCATCGCGGCGGGCGACGACAACTCGCAGGGCGTCGTCGGTGCCGCGCCCGACGCGACGCTCCACGCGGTCAAGGTGCTGGACAAGTGCGGGAGCGGTACGTACTCGGACATCGCGGCGGGCGTCGAGTACGTCGCCGACCAAGGCTGGGACGTGGCCAGCATGAGCCTCGGCGGCAGTTCGGGGTCGTCGGCACTCAAGGACGCGGTCCAGTACGCGCAGGGGCAGGGCGTCTTCGTCGTCGCGGCCGCGGGTAACTCGGGTCCGTGTTCGGACTGCGTGAGCTACCCCGCCGCCTACTCCGAGGTCATGGCCGTGAGTTCGACCGCGAGCGACGACTCCCTCTCGGACTTCTCCAGCACGGGACCGGAAGTCGAGATAGCCGCGCCCGGCACCGACATCTACTCGTCGGTCGCGAACGGCGGCTACGACACCTACTCCGGTACCTCGATGGCGACGCCGCACGTCGCCGGCGTCGCGGGCCAACTCGCCTCGAACGGGACGACCGGCAGCGACATCCGGTCGACGCTGAAGAACTCGGCCGAGGACATCGGTCTGGCCAGCAACGAATCGGGGTCGGGTCTGCTCGACGCCGCGGCCGCACTCGGCTACGACTCGTCGGACGACACGTAG